Below is a window of Yimella sp. cx-51 DNA.
CGACCCACGCCTGAACTCCCCGTCACCGGGCACTTTCACCCCGCCCCCGACCATCCCCAATACGCCCGAGTTCCTGGGCAACGAGATTCCCGTGGGAGCCCCCCGATGAACACTTTCCTGTGGGTGATCGTGCCCTACATGTGCCTGGCGATCTTCGTGGTCGGCCACTGGTGGCGCTACAAGTACGACAAGTTCGGCTGGACGACGCGCTCGAGCCAGTTGTACGAATCGAAGCTGCTGCGCTGGGGCAGTCCGCTGTTCCACTTCGGCATGCTCGGCGTGGTGGGTGGCCACGTCATCGGCCTGCTCATCCCCAAGTCGTGGACCGACGCGATCGGCATCAGCGACGGCGTCTATCACTTCGTTGCCGTCGTCGGCGGCATGATCGCCGGCATCATGACGATCGTCGGCATCGCCATCCTGATCTACCGCCGCCGCACCACCGGGCCTGTCTTCTCGGCCACCACGCCGATGGACAAGGTGATGTACGCCTTCCTGGCGGCAGCGATCGTCCTCGGTATGTGGAACACCATCGCCGGTTCGATCTTCACCGTCGGCGGCCACTACAACTACCGAGAAGGCGTATCGGTCTGGTACCGCTCGTTCCTCGCGTTCAGCCCGGATGCCGACCTCATGGCCCAGGCGCCTATCGGGTTCAAGCTGCACGCACTGGTCGCCTTCGCGCTGTTCGCGATCTGGCCGTTCACCCGGCTGGTGCACGTCTTCAGCGCGCCGGTCGGTTACATCTGGCGTCCGTACGTCGTCTACCGCTCGCGCGATCCGCAGCGCGGACGCAGCACGTCGACCTCGCGTGCGTGG
It encodes the following:
- the narI gene encoding respiratory nitrate reductase subunit gamma codes for the protein MNTFLWVIVPYMCLAIFVVGHWWRYKYDKFGWTTRSSQLYESKLLRWGSPLFHFGMLGVVGGHVIGLLIPKSWTDAIGISDGVYHFVAVVGGMIAGIMTIVGIAILIYRRRTTGPVFSATTPMDKVMYAFLAAAIVLGMWNTIAGSIFTVGGHYNYREGVSVWYRSFLAFSPDADLMAQAPIGFKLHALVAFALFAIWPFTRLVHVFSAPVGYIWRPYVVYRSRDPQRGRSTSTSRAWDRPELKR